In Drechmeria coniospora strain ARSEF 6962 chromosome 03, whole genome shotgun sequence, the DNA window gtaggcgtacggagtacgtgcagGTGCATTGTACAGGGAGTACTGAGAGTACAacgtaggtgtgctgtacaggGAGTACCGAGAGTactacttgcttgcttggcCTGTACGGCAacacagtacgagtacggtaCGCGCCCCAATCCCAAGCGTTGCTGAGCACTCGCTAATTATCACGGCCTGAGGCAAAAGGCAACGGCTCGGCACGGCGTACTGTGATTTCCGGTGCTGGTACCACGACTACGCCCGACACGTAAGCGTCCGTGCTGCCAACAACCATGGCGCGTGACAGGCCAGATCACCACCGGACCAAACTCTACCAAGCTGACGTTTCAGACCGACGACAACTCTGCCCATCTTGGCCCCGGCCGGCTCAaactggctggctggcatcCTCACCATTCCCCCCGTCCTTTCTCCCTGCCAGGATTCAACTGAAACGGACACGTACGAGGATGCAGCAAGCAtacgtgcagtgcagtacggagtgctccacGGTGCATCGCCGTCCATGGACGAGTGTTGTCGACGAATATCCGTCTGCCGGCAGCTGGGCGGCCAACAGCTGGCCATCAGATGCTCACTCCTGCCGCTCGCCCTCCCGTCATCCATCTTCGGCTCCGGTTTGCTCGCTGGCAATCCGACGTCCAAGAGGGCGAGCGACATCGGACCATGACTTCATACCACTTGGGCACGCCCAGCTGTCCCTCACCCCATCGCCAAGCCACCTGTGTTGCTAAAACCGCCACGTCGCCGGCCGGTTGTCGCCCGTGGCCAGCTGATCGGTCAAGGCGGTCGCTGGCCGCTCTGACTTTGCGAGCCCTCTTGCTCGCCAGCGCCCGTCGGTAGTCGGCAGGACAACAACCACCGGGTCCTTGACATGTCACGCTGGCGTGGTGtgcaaggccaaggcgcgaTCGGTGATGGCGTATTTACGTGCTCCCCTCCTCCCTGTGACAAAGGTAACAGCGTGGCGGCATGACGACAGGTATGACCTCACCGACAAACCCGCCGTGTCCGCGTCCGTGTGTGGTCCGTCGAACCCGTCTTCGTCACGGTTGGCGCCCAGCCTTGGACACGCCGCACAGGCGGATGGGCACTCGGCCGCTGTAGAACGGAGCctgctgccgttgccgggTCGGCATCGGGAACTCAATGTCCTCGACCACGAGGCCCTTCCGCCGGCTCGCGTCTAGGAACGCCTCAAACGTCTCCTCGTTCCGCTGCGTGGCCGAAATGTAcacctcgacgagggggTAGAGCTCGAAAAGGCCCAGCagggtggcgacgagggccggcAGGACGCTCTGATCGTACGTGATGTCGGCGCCGAgaacgacgtcgacgggcccCCCGCCGTTCCCCggacgctcgtcgacgccgacgagggcctgTCCCCACTtgagcgtcgtcggccgcacgCGAGAGGCGTCTCGGAGGCCGTTGAGGAGCAGGTTGTCGGCGAggtggtcgacgacgtcgtcggagccgtccgaggcgacggccgaggcgcaggAGAGGTGCTTGGCGCACAGGATGGAGAGGTATCCGGTGCCGGctccgagctcgagcaccCGCTTCCCCGAGACGATGGCCGCGTTCGCGCAGAGGTACTGGCCGAGATGAAGGGCCGCCTCCCAGGTGCGCAGCCCCGTCGTCccgccggccgagatgaGCGAGCGGCTCTCGAGCAGCGTCACGTCGGGCACCTCGGCCGACCCGCCACCGACCTCGTCGGGGTCCCGGGCCAGCGCGGACAGGCGGTAGGTCACGTAGCATCTCTgccgcgccgacgccgcctcggcgggcAGCGGCGTCGAGAGCAGACCCGAGAGGGCCGACATGAGATTATCGGACACGGCCTGCCATCGGAGAGTCAGACGTCGGGGAGGTCACGGCCGACCTGGAGCCGGCCGACTGAGCGGCAGCCGTGGGCCGCGAGACTCACGTGCTCGTCCCAGTCGTCTATCGAGGCCGTGATGCGCGACACCAGCTCCTTGAGCGTCCGGACCTGGTAGCGGACGGGCGGGCCATGGCGAACGGCTCCGAGGGCGAACAAGCGTCTGAAGATGGCGTCCTGCACGACGTCCAGTGGAAGGCAATCGGCCGAGGGAAAATCGAGGTCCTGCTCCAGCTGCAGATACTGGCAGCAGAagcggtcgacggcgtacTGCCACGACGCCATGCTCAACAAATCATGCCCATCAATCGGTGTTTAATCAAGGAGCTGCCGGCTGGATCCATGGTCCATGACAtcgcctgctgctggacctcccctcccccagGCCAGCGGGCAGTGTGTCGAGGCACGTGATATGGATCTGACCCACCCGTCGCCACGAGGAAGAGGTTCCGTCGCTGGTGGGAAACGTGGACCCCTCGGTGCTTGCACAGAAGCCGGCCAGGGCCGCCCCACCCAGAATTTTCTCGCACATTTCTTAGGGTTGGACCCAGTTAAGCGACACGGGGCGGTCGGAATTTTCGCTCCCTCCCCGTCGAATCCATCCGCCGTCGATTTGTGCCTGCATCGCCAACCGGTCTCCCTCCCGACAACAACGAAAGCAGCAACCATGGCGGACAACGACACCCCCGTTACCCTGCGAACTCGCAAGTTCATCCGCAACCCTCTCCTGGGCCGGAAGCAGATGGTCGTGTGAGTGCCCGCGCCCTCTTTGCGAATACGGCCTTGTCGttttgtcgtcgtcgtcgtcgtcgtcgtcaccaacCACCACCATCGCACCCGTCCGTCCTCGGTCGTCCCCGCCGACTTTGTCCGTGGTgaagaggccgacgaggaagggaAGATGCGAGAAAGCGCAGCTCGATGGGGGGGCGGCCTGCTCAGCAACGACGGCCCAGGCCCTTGCCGCTGGACAGCATGATGAAGCTTGGGacgagcgaggccgacgacaccgacgacaccgacgacgacgacggcagcgacgacgaaacGTGGTGGCACCGAGGCGCGGAGAACGACTGGCTGACGGTTCCCAGTGACATCCTGCACCCCAACCGTGCCAACATCTCCAAGGAGGAGCTCCGCGAGAAGCTCGGCGGCATGTACAAGGCCCAGAAGAGCCAGGTGCAGGTTTTCGGACTGCGGACGCACTTTGGTggcggcaagacgacggGCTTCGGCCTCATCTACGACTCGCCCGAGGCCATGAAGAAGTTTGAGCCGGCCTACCGCCTGATCCGCGTCGGCATGGCCACCAAGGCCGAGCGCGCGAGCAGACAGCAGCGTAGGTCCCCCGCGGCCCCGACCCGACGTCGCCCGCACACGCTAACCTCCCCCCGCAGGCAAGCAGCGCAAGAACCGTCAAAAGACGCTGCGGGGCACGGCCAAGGTCAAGGGTGCCaaggcgaagaaggagaAATAAATGCGCGTGTACGTTTCGGCGTCGGTTTGGAGCTTTGGCATTGCTGTTGGGCGCTCCGCGGGCCGGCGAGTGCGGCCTATTTTTTCGACATCTGGGATGGGTTGTCGACGGGCCGGCGAGGCTACCTAGAAAACGAGGGAGGCTTCCGAGCACGACGGTCACCTTGCACTACTAGCATGAATCAAGGGTGTTTGGGTCCAAGTTTTGCCTGTCGGTCTACGACGTTGCCGGAGCGCTCGTGACGGCTCGATGgggtcgccgtcggggagCAACGACGTGCGGCGGTGAAGCGATCAAGATGACATGTGGCAGCAAGGTGGGGGAACGTGCAGGCGCATGTCTTGAGCGGCACCGCATTGCCTCTGCTATCGAACGAAtacctcgcggccgccgaggtgtCGAGATGGATGCACGGTGCCGCGGCTGCAGGCAAGCAACGCAACGTGACATGCCGTAGACGACGACCGTCGCCCGCCCGTCTCACATtatggcgacggcgaagacggcggcgaggcacaggacggcggcaacgtgcTATCGAACGAAtgcctcgcggccgccgaggtgtCGAGATGGGTTCagggtgccgccgctgcagGCGAACATCGTGAAATGCGGCGTAGACGACGACCGTCGCCTGCCCGTCTCAcatcatggcgacggcgaagacaTGGCACGTTGTTGCAGCTGCAGGCGAGCAACGTGACCTGCCGCGTAGACGACTCCCATCGCCCGCCCGTCTCAcatcatggcgacggccgacggcggcgaggcacaggacggcggcaacgtgcTATCGAGCGAATgcctctccgccgccgaggtgTCGAGATGAATGCACGGTGCCGCAGCTGCAGGCGAGCAACGTGACATGCCGCGTAGACGACGACCGTCGCCTGCCCGTCTCAcatcatggcgacggcaaagacggcggcgaggcacaggacggcggcaacgacggcgcccgtGCTCGCCACGGTACCCAGCCCCGgcccgccggcctcggccttgacgagggGGATGTGCCAACCGCAGTGCTCGGCGCCATCGCGGGTACGGCATTCGTAGTACGTCTCCTGGCGGAAGCTGTACGCGGCCAGTATCGCGCTCTGGTCGGGGGACGGCGTGACGATGGGTGTGTATGGCGGTATCAGCATGTTTCCGTTCATGTtgacgtcggtgccggcgttgctgttgctgtcgctgttgctgttgctgttgatGCCGGCGTTGCTCTTGCTGCTGTCGGGGTCGCTGCGGAGCGCTGGTGCTTCGTTCCTCGCCTTGATCGGGGTGCGGGCGTCGGTGTCGAGCCGTTTGCCTGTCGATGGGCTCGAGtgaagcagcagcaacaggaggaggaggaggggagcgAGGGCACGTGATGGGAGCGAGCATCCGGCCATGGTGTCTTCGTGGCAACAACGTCGATGGCGTGGGGCACCGTGGGCTTCGTGAGAGAGCCGCATGGGAGACTTGCCAACGTCCCGGCCGGCTCGAGACCGTGCTtcctcgtacttgtacgtcgTGAGCTCGCCGGGTGGCGTGGACGGCGGTCAAGGAACAAAGCGTCCTGCGCGTCGTCTTGGGGATAGGCGTGCTGAACGGTCGGTGATGCTGCTCGAGATGCCGTGCGGGCGGGGTGGTTGTGCGGTCAAGGTGCCGCTCGGGAACAAAGGCGGCGGGCCCGACGGTGCAAGGACAAGGTCCCGCTTGGCCGTGGCGATGAAGCAGCTCTCGCTCGACCGTGGCAGCAGCACGAGAGAGGtgcgaggaagaagaagtggacgaggtggacgaggaaGGCGAAGCAGGATGGGGAGGAGTGGCGAGCGGCAGAAGCGGATCGACTGcccgaccgacgacggctgcaTCTGCTCACGGGCAGGGCGACGCAGCGGATcgtgtcgtcgatgtcgcCCGGGACCGGAGAGGGGGGATGGGGGCGGGCATGGGCGTGTCTGCGCAGCTGGCCGAGCAGCATCGACATCCCCCATGCTGGGAAGAGGACGTTGTCGGATTTGACtctcaccgccgccgtggtgAGTAGGTGAGTGGTGAGGAGGCAAGTACCTAGCAAGTACTGGGGTGCACCTGCAGGCACTCGTACAGTgcactactaggtacctagtactgtggtgtacagtacattgctgtggcgtacttgcagtgcagtactgtggtgtactgtgctgtgcttaCAGTGCActactgtgctgtacagtgcaccacctgtacatgcatgttcTTAGGTGCCGtggcaagtacagagtaccctCGCATGCACCCGCACCCACCCCTGCTTGCGTGTATACGGTACCTTTTCCAGGGGCAGCCAGGAACCCACCACCAGCCACCGGGAACAAACCCCTCATGCACGTCACGCGCACTCGTTCGTGCACTTgctgcgagtacatgtacaacatTGCAGGATAGGTACAGGATGtaatcaagtacttgtacttgtgcgatCTCGTCCACAAGCCGTGCAATTGCAGACTCGTGGCGACGACAAGAGTACAGACTACTTGTGCAATGATCGCCCTTTGAATAAATGATggtagctgtacttgcacacgtACTGAAATGCACGTGttccttgtacgacgagtgAGTATTTATTTGTACCTCTGCGCATCTTCTCCCAACCGCCCAGCCGTGCCATCAAACAACTTTCCTCCGTCGGCAGGGAACCAACAAACCTACCAGCCGACCGACCAGCCCTCCATGGACGAAACCCTTGTTCACGCAGTAGCCAAGCAAAGGCAAAAATCACCGCAGCCACGCAAGCCAACGGATTCCAGGCCCTCCAGGCGGGGACCTTGGCTGGTCCGGAGGCTGCAGGGTaggtgcggcggcggtggtggtgaggTACCGTGACGcccaagtgcatgtacagtgcggagtagaGCACCTGGCACTTGGTACTGGGCATGGACAGCGCTGCACCGTATTGTCTGTGCCGTACCCGTGCGgacagtgctgtactcggtTTTGACGGTGCTATACCCGGCATTGACGGTGCTGTACTCGGTATTGACGGTGCTGTGCCCAGTATTGATGGTGCTGTACCCAGTATTGACGGTGCTGTACCCGGTATTATGGACGGTGCTGTATTCGGCATTATGGACAGTGCTGTACCCAGTATTGATCGTGCTGTACCCGGCATTATGGACGGTGCTGCACTCGGTATGGACAGTGCTGTGCTCGGTAtttacagtgctgtactcaGTATTGACAGTGCCGTGCTCGGTAtttacagtgctgtactcggtATGGACGGTGCTGTTCTCATACCGGCGCACAatcgtacagagtactcttTCGACTTGCACCCCATACGGCGcactgtacgagtacctGCAGCCGGGGCCCAACAGCCTCGCCTCTCTCGCTTGAGTTGTACGTTGTTGGTGAgtgacatgtactgtatgaaTGAAtaactgtacagtacaagcactcccATGGTATGCCTGCGAGGTACCTcgctgtacagtgcagtacctacctagtattacttgGTCATGGTTGGGCTTATGCCTTGGTTGATGCTGTACGCAACCTCAATCGCCGGTGctgcatgcacaagtacctggtactcTGCGGTGCGTCTGGTGCCGGCGTAATTACAAGTATCTAGGACTCTGCAGTGAGTCTGCGGTGTTAGTGCTAGAGCACACTCCAACCCACACGCGCGGCTGGCTCCCTCACCGTCTCGTCACGCGGCTGGCTTCCTCACCGTCTCTCCCCTTGGCACCGTCACCACCCATGGCCACGATGCCCGCTCGTCGCCCGGCCGCTCACCcaccggccgccgccggtgcctcCCGCACGACCCTCGCGTCGCCCAGCTCGGCCCAGGCCACGACCCTGTgaccgtcgtcctcgccctcgccgtccgagTCGGGCACCTCAAACTTGCCGTACACGCGTCGAcccgtctcctcgtcgtacAGCCTCTCCCGCACGTCGCGGTCGCGCGCGGCCAGGAGCACCTGgagcgcgtcgtcgtcgcctcccgAGAGCACCGTGCCCGTCTTCTGCGTGAGCTCCGGCTGCCAATTCGTCGCCTTGGACAGCGTCATCTGCTTCCACGTAATCACCATgccctccttggccgcccCCGCCTCGAGCGCGGCGAGCACGCTCAGGTCGGCCGGCAGGGCGggcgtctcgtcctcgtcgggctcgcgctcgccgccaaagGGGCTCGGGGCCGACTGCCGTCGCTTGCCGGGGCcctgctgctcgccatcctcgacgaggatggccgagtcgtcgtcgtagaaTTCTTCGTCAAACGCTTGCGAGCTGCGCTTCCGCTTGCCCCTGCCCGCCCTCCtgccctgctgctgcggatCCCACCGCTGCTGGAATGGAAAGGGAGGCTCGCtgaggacgatgccgtcctgGCAGcactcgacggcgccgtagACAACCTTGTCTCGCCACTCGTCCATGTCCGCGTCGTTGCCCGACGTCtccgtcgcctccgtcgcctcctcgtcgagcctgACGTTGTTGAGCGGCCGGACATCCTTCATGAGATGCTCCTTGATcctgtcctcgtccgtcttcgtcctcggcgcccggAGTCCGAGCGCGCCGAAGAGCAGTCTCCGACCGGCTCCCACGTCCATGCGAGAACGCCGCTGCTCCggcaccgcctcggccgccactTCGGTCtctgcctcggcggcatccccCGTCGCCACCTGCCGGTCCTCCTGCGTCTCCTCTGCCGCATCCGCTCCCTGAGCCAGAGTCCGCAAGAGCTGCTCCTTGCGCTCTTGAAGCGACCGTTCCGACGCCAACGAGTCCGGCGTCTCGCATCCGGAGCCTTGCTGCTTGGCCCAGTGCTtgagccgtcgacgacgcgcgtTCCGCTTCTGCGTGCTGCTGAGACCAGTGTACGGCGATGACTCGGCCGGGGCATTGGGCGCTTCCGTCGCCATGCGAAGGGCGCCTCGCTGCTGCCTCTGGCCGAGCGGCACTCCGTttccgccctcggcgtcgctgctgtcgtcgcccccgtcgtcgccaccgtcgtcgctgctgctcgtgccTCGGTCGTCTTTGCTCCCACAGAGGCCGTCACCATTCGCGCCGTCCTCCCGGCTGCTACCAGAACCACCCCCCTGGCTGTCTTCGGAGGCCTCCGAGTCGTCACTGGAGCTGTCGTCGCTTTCTTCCGAGTCGTCGGAGCTGTCGTCGGAGctgtcgtcaccgtcgccgtcgtcgtccccttTGCTCTCGTCAAAGTCGTGAAATTTGTCGGAGCCATCCGAGTCGGCACCAGTTTTGCTGCCCGAGCTGGTCGTTGCTTCGGTGCTCTCGACCACCTGAATGAGCGGACGGTCTTTTCCCGCCGACGCAGCTTCTTGCCT includes these proteins:
- a CDS encoding Ribosomal protein S24e, with amino-acid sequence MADNDTPVTLRTRKFIRNPLLGRKQMVVPLPLDSMMKLGTSEADDTDDTDDDDGSDDETWWHRGAENDWLTVPSDILHPNRANISKEELREKLGGMYKAQKSQVQVFGLRTHFGGGKTTGFGLIYDSPEAMKKFEPAYRLIRVGMATKAERASRQQRKQRKNRQKTLRGTAKVKGAKAKKEK